Proteins encoded together in one Xenopus laevis strain J_2021 chromosome 6L, Xenopus_laevis_v10.1, whole genome shotgun sequence window:
- the LOC121394486 gene encoding histamine H3 receptor-like, which produces MTTLKSYEQTGGNASAANEYTVVTKQSEAKNVLITVLLSLIVVLIVLGNSVVILAFIVDRRLRNRSNFFLLNLAICDFLVGAISITLSIPYTFTGKWMLGKFLCKLWITIDYTTTTASAYSVVLISYDRFLSVNKAVLHQSLQNRHSQTALNMILIWILSFLVYGPAVLLWEIITGTNNFPEDSCRAGFLETWYFILGASTLDFMLPLLSISFFNLRIYLEILKRSTKRQNHSISRFSKEKAKDIEPFTIANNTVLSSPQTNEKRQNNSVPCMDLKITLDSPQTPENLDRLNKRNKLSKDKKAAKSLAILVSVFIVCWTPYSIFVCIRAACKGIFLISNKDS; this is translated from the exons ATGACAACTCTCAAATCATATGAACAGACAGGAGGTAATGCATCTGCAGCTAATGAATATACTGTGGTAACAAAGCAGTCAGAGGCAAAGAATGTCTTGATAACTGTACTTCTCTCTTTAATCGTTGTCCTCATAGTTTTAGGTAACAGTGTTGTGATTTTGGCTTTTATTGTGGACAGGAGACTCAGAAATCGCAGTAACTTCTTTCTTCTAAATCTggccatttgtgattttttagtag GAGCCATCTCAATCACCCTGTCTATACCATACACATTTACTGGGAAATGGATGCTTGGAAAGTTTCTCTGCAAATTGTGGATAACGATTGACTACACAACAACAACTGCTTCTGCCTACAGTGTCGTTCTCATCAGTTATGACAGATTTCTTTCTGTCAACAAGGCT GTCTTACATCAGTCTCTACAAAACAGACACAGCCAGACAGCACTTAATATGATCCTCATCTGGATTTTATCATTCCTTGTCTATGGACCAGCAGTTCTTCTGTGGGAGATCATTACTGGTACTAATAACTTTCCAGAGGACAGCTGCCGTGCTGGGTTTCTTGAAACATGGTATTTTATTCTTGGTGCATCAACTTTAGATTTCATGCTCCCCCTTCtcagtatttcattttttaatttaagaatcTACCTAGAAATTTTAAAACGCAGCACAAAGAGACAAAATCATTCTATATCtagattttcaaaagaaaaagcaaaagatATAGAGCCATTTACCATAGCAAACAATACTGTCCTGTCATCACCACagacaaatgagaaaaggcaaaaTAACTCAGTTCCATGCATGGATCTTAAGATCACTTTAGACTCTCCCCAGACCCCTGAAAATTTGGACAGACTCAATAAAAGGAATAAACTTTCCAAGGACAAAAAGGCTGCAAAATCTCTTGCAATTTTGGTTTCTGTTTTCATTGTGTGCTGGACTCCTTATTCAATATTTGTGTGTATTCGTGCTGCCTGCAAAGG AATTTTTCTCATAAGCAATAAAGATTCCTAA